GCGGCCGGGCGGCCGTCGGGCGCGGACGCGCCCGAACCCTGCCCGCGGCCGGGCGGGGGCGACTGCCGCCCGGGCTGCTCACCCGGCGCCGGCTGTCGCGCGCCGGGCAGGCGCAGCTCGTAGTTGCCGGTGTCCGGATTGAACACCCACTGATCCGCGGGATCGATGTCGCCCGCTCCCCCGCGTCCATGAGCTTCCACGTAACCGTGCGCCCTCCGTGTGCCTACTAGAGGATCAGACGGCTCACACTAGCCCCCAGGTTCCGGCCATCGTCCTCCCGGTGACGCATTCCACCTCCGACAAGGAGGCTAATCCTCCGGCTACTTCCCCTTTTTGGGGCTTTTACCGTCTTGCTCTTTACTCTCGCATGGTCTTTTCGAGCAAAGGCCGTGACCCGGCTGCGGCTTCGGCGGCACGGGTCGAACGGCCTGCCGCGGCGTGCGGCGCGTGCGCCCGCGCGCGCTCTCACGGGAGCGCGCGAAAGGGCGCGTGAACGGCGGGTGTCGGCGCGAGTGCGCTGTGTGTCGACGCGGGAGCGCGGGCGGCAAGCGCGGGTGCGGGCGCGAAGGCGGCGGGCGCGGGCGCGAAGGTGGCGGGCGCGGGCGCGAGGTCGGGAGGGGCGGGCGCGAGGTCGGGGAGGGAGGGCGCGAGGCGCGCGGGCTCGGCTCCCGGTCCGCCGGGGGCGCCCGGCCCGCCGGGGCCGTTCGGGACGGCGGGGGCGTCCGGATCGTGAAGCGCGAGCCGGCCGACCCCGGCGACGATCAGGACGAGCACGGCGGCGGCGAGGGCCACCCGCCGCGGCCAGCGACGGGGGGCGCACGGCCGCCGCCGGCCGGATGGGCCGGGTGGGGCGACGAGCCGGTGGCGGGAGATCTGTCGCGGCACCGTCATGGTGACGATCCTGTGGGCGCCCGCCGCCCCCGGCCACCGTCAGGCGGCGAAGTGGGTGACGCGCTCACTCTCCCGGCGCGCGGCGAGCGCCGCGGCGTCGAGCCCGTCGGCGTTGCGGCACAGCACCACGGAGCCGCCGGCGGCGAGCGGCGCGAGCAAGCCTTCCGAGAGGCCGCGCCAACTGCCGTAGTCCATGCGGGACATCACCCGGCAGCCGGGCGCGAGGCCGCGTTCCGCCGCGTCGGCGCGGGCGCGTTCGACCACGACATCACCGGCGAGTTCCGCGCCGTCGACGGCCAGCGCCGGGTCGCCGGGCCCCGGCGGGTCGTAGGCGGCGAACGTGTCGGGCTGCCCCGGCACGGCCACCGCGTAGTCGGTGAACCCCTCGGGCGGCTGCGGGAACCGGGCGCCGAGGGGGCGCAGGGCCAGCGCCACCCGCTCGCCGCCGCACGCGCGCGCCTCCGGCAGCCGTTCCGGGCCGCTGACCACGACGTCCGCGGCGGCCGGGTCCCCGCCGATGTCGGCGACCACCCCGGCGGCGGAGCAGGCCAGCACCCACACGGCCGTCTGCCAGTGCGCCGGCAGCAGCAGGACGACCCGGTCGCCGCGCTGGGCGGCCAGGTCGTCCTGGATGAGGTTGGCGGTCTTCGCCACCCAGTTGGCCAGCGTCGCGGCGGAGAACTCGACCCGTTCGCCGGTCGCGTCGTCGTAGAACGTGAGCAGGGGCCGCGCGGCGTCCACGGCGAGCGTGGAACGCAGCAGGTCGGCCGGGATGCGGTCGTGGATGTTCATCGGCGTCAGCGTACGCCCGCCGGGGACGCCCCGATTCATCACCCTGGGCGATGATCCGACTACTCCACCGATGGACAGGTGGCGCCCGCCATGCCCAGGATCAGGGCATGCGCACCTTTCGCACGTTTCGTGTCGTTCGTGACCGTGCTCGGGTTCACGGCCGCGCCCGGGCCTCCCGCCTCGCGCCGCGCGCCCTGCCCGTGTGCGCCGGGGCGCTCGCCGCCGGCCTGCTCCTGCCCGGCGGGGTGGCCGCAAGCCCCGCGGCCACGCCGGTTCCGGCGGCGGACACCGGCGTTCCGGGCGCCGACACGGGTGTTCACGCGGCGAAACCGGGGGGCGGCGCCCGCCCCGCGGCCGGGGGTGTGCAGTCGTTCCCGCTCCTGCCGCTCGACGCCGCGCCCCGCGTGGCGGGCGACCCGGCCGCGACCGGGCAGTCGGAGGAGGTACCGCCCGGGTCCCGGGGGCTGCCCGCCACGGAGACCCGGCCGTTCGCCCTGCTCGGGGTGCTCTGGGAGGACCCGGCGGCCGGGCCGCCCGGCACCGTCCGGGTCATGACCAGGGCCGTGGCCACCGGCGAGTGGTCGGCGTGGCAGGACCTCGACCCGCGGCCGGCCCACGCGCCCGACGCCGACTCGGCCGAGGCCGGGGACGCCGGTGTCCGCGGCGGCACCGCGCCGCTGTGGACGGGGTTCGCGGACGCGGTCCGCGTGCGCGTCGTGCCGCGCGCGGGCGACCCCGCGCCCGCGCTGCCCGCCGGGCTGCGGCTCGAACTGGTCGACCCGGGCGACGGCTCAGGCGCCACCCCGCCCGCCACCGAGCCGGGTCCGGCCACCGAACACCGCGAACGCCCCGCCGCGGCGGACGGGCACACGGCGCCGCGCCCGCCCGTCACCTCCCGGGCCGGCTGGGGCGCGGACGAGAGCCTGGGCGGGGGCGGCCCCGTGTACACCGACAGCGTGAAGACCGTGTTCGTGCACCACACGGCCGGCAGCAACGCGCCCACGTGCGCCGAGACGCCCGCGGTCCTGCGCGGCATCCACCGGTACCACGTGGAGAGCCAGGGCTGGCGCGACATCGGCTACAACTTCCTCGTCGACGCGTGCGGGACGATCTACGAGGGCCGGGCCGGCGGCGTCGCGGAACCCGTGCGCGGCGCGCACACCCTCGGCTTCAACCACAACAGCATGGGCGTCGCCGTCCTCGGCAGCCACGACGCGACGCCCCCGGGACCGGCCGTGCGCGAGGCCCTGGCCGCGCTCGCGGCCTGGAAGCTCGGCCTGTACGGCGGCGATCCGCTCGGCTCCCGCGACCGCACCTCGGGCGGCGGCACGCACCCGGCGGGCACGACGCTGCGCATGATGAACGTCTCTGGCCACCGCGACGGTACGGCCACCGACTGCCCGGGCGACGGGCTGTACGGCGACCTGCCGGCGGTGCGCGAGGCCGCCGCACGCGCCCAGGGCCGTTGACCGCCGGGCCCGTGACCGTTGAGCGCCGCGCCCCCGGGCTCCGGACGAGGAACGACGGGCCCCGGCCGCCCCGGGCGGGTGACGGCGGCGGGCGCACCGGCGAGTAGCCTGCCCGTCATGCCCGGCCGCACGTGGACCCCGCCCGACCCGTACGACCTGCGCCGCAGCCTGCTCGTGCTGCGGCGCGGGCCGTACGACCCGGCGTTCCGCGCCGAGGGCGACCGCGCGGTGTGGCGCGCGACGCGCACCCCGCAGGGCCCGGCGACGCTGCGTCTCGTGGCGGGCGCGGACATCGAGGCGACGGCGTGGGGCCCCGGCGCGGACTGGCTCCTCGACCGGCTGCCCGCGCTGCTCGGCGCCGAGGACGACCCCGACGCGTTCGTACCGAGGCACCGGCTCGTCGCCGAGGCGCTGCGCCGCCACCGCGGCGTGCGCCTGATCAGGACCGGGCTCGTGCTCGAATCGCTGATCCCGTCGATTCTGGAGCAACGCGTCACCACGGAGGACGCGTACCGGTCGTGGCGGCGGCTGCTGAAGTGGTTCGGCGAGCCCGCGCCGGGACCGGGCGCAGGTCTTGGGATGTTCGTGATGCCCGACCCGGGGACGTTCGCCCGCATCCCGTCGTGGGACTGGCACCGGGCGGGCGTGGACGGCAAGCGGTCGGCGGCGGTCGTGCGCGCCGTGCGCGTCGCGCGCCGCATGGAGGAGGCGGCGGCGATGGCGCTGCCCGAGGCGCTGGCCAGGTTGCAGGCCGTGCCGGGGATCGGCCCGTGGACGGCGGCCGAGACGCTGCAACGCGCCACCGGAGCGCCCGACGCCGTCACCGTCGGGGACCTGCACCTGCCCCGCATCGTCGGGTACGCGCTCGGCGGCGAGGACGGCGCGGACGACGCGCGCATGCTCGAACTGCTCGCGCCGTACGCCGGTCAGCGCTACCGCGCGACCCGGCTGGTCCTGCTGACCGGCGTGGCCCCGGCGCGCCGCGCCCCTCGGCAGCGCCACGCCAACATCGCCCGCCTCTGAACGCCCTGTTCCCTGCCACGCCTGCGGCTCTCCCCCGGTCCCGCCCGCCTCGTTATCCTCGGGAACGCGCCCGGCGCACGGTGCCCGTCCCGCGCCACGGCGCTCGCGCCGTTCCGTCCGGATGGGGGTCCACGCCATGACCGAACGCAAGCCGCCGGGGCTGCCCGTCGAAACCTGGGTCGACCGCCAGATCCGCGAGGCCGAGGAGCGCGGCGAGTTCCGCGATCTGCCGGGCGCGGGCAAGCCGCTCCCCGCGCTCGACCAGCCGTACGACGACCTGTGGTGGGTCAGGGGCAAGATGGCGGAGGAGCAGCTGTCCTACCTGCCGCCGTCCCTCGCCCTGCGCAAGGAGGCCGAGGACGCGCTGGCCGCCGCGCTCGCGGCGCGCGGCGAGCGCGAGGCGGAGCGGATCATCGAGGACGTCAACGAGAAGATCCGGGCCGCGATCCGCCACCCGCTCGAAGGCCCGCCGCTGAACCTGGCGCCCTTCGACACCGCGCACGTCCTGCGCGAGTGGCGCGCGCGGCACGGCCGCGCCTGACCGGGCCCCGAAGGGCGGCGGGACCGCCGGTCACAGGGGCCGCTGCCGCGACTCCAGGATCTCGCGACGCCTGGCCAGCCGGTGGGTGCGGCGGATCTCCGCCTCCTGGTACCGGCGGCGGTCGCGGTCGTCGCCCGGCACGACGGGCGGCACCGGGCGCGGCTTGCCCTCCTCGTCGACGGCGGCGAACACCAGGTACGCGGTGCCGACCCGGGTCGCGGGCGTCGACTCGTTCCACCGCTCCGCGAGCACCTTGACGCCGATCTCCATCGAGGTGCGGCCGGTCCAGTTCACCTGGGCGTGCACATGGACGAGGTCGCCGACCTTGACCGGTTCGAGGAAGACCATCTCGTCCATCGACGCGGTGACGGCCGGGCCTCCCGAGTGCCGCCCGGCGACGGCGCCCGCCGCGTCGTCGACGAGCTTCATGATCACGCCGCCGTGCACGGTGCCGAGCAGGTTCACGTCGTTCTGCGTCATGATGTGCGAGAGCGTGGTGCGCGAGGCGGCGGTGGGCTTGCCCGGGAGTCCGGACGCTTCGGGAAGTTCGGCCATAAAGCCAGCGTAAGCGCCCCTCGCGCGCGCCCGCGTATTGCATCAGGTCTGCCACATTCCCCGCCCCGGGGCCCCGTTGATCACGCGCGCCGGGCAGACTTGCCTGCTATGAGCGACTGGCCCGACGGGTGGACCGACGACGACCAGCCCCGCGACCGGGACCGCTACGGACGGGGCAGCGGCAGCGCCCGCCCTGAGGGGGCCCGGGTGATGCCCCAGGTACCCAGACAGCCCCAGCCGCAGCCCCGCGCGCCGCGCCGCGGCCGGTCCGGCTACGACTCCGGGTACAACGAGGGCCAGGTGTACCGGGGCGCGGGCGCGCGGCGCGCGGCGCCGCCGCCCCAGGGGCCACCGCAGCCCCCGCACGACCCGTACGGCCCCTACGGTGACGGCGGCCACGGCGCCGCGCCGCGCCGCCCCCGGCGCAGCCTGCGCCGCCGGATCGGGCTGACGGCGCTCGGTCTCGTCGTGGTGCTGCTCGTCACCTCGATCGCCACGTACTTCTGGGCCGACGGCCAGCTGCGCCGCGAGGTCGACCTGGCCTCGGTCGAGGACCGGCCCGAGCCGGGCCGGGGCACGAACTACCTGATAGTCGGCTCCGACAGCCGCGAGGGGCTGACCGAGGAGGAGCAGCAGGAGCTGCGCACGGGCAGCACCGAGGGCAAGCGCACGGACACGATCATGCTGCTGCACGTCGGTGAGAACGGGAACACGATGGTCAGCCTCCCGCGCGACTCGTGGGTGACCATCCCGGAGTTCACCGGCTCGGTCTCGGGCGACCGCATCCCGGCGCAGCAGCAGAAGCTGAACGCGGCCTACTCGATCGAGGGCGCCGAACTCCTCGTCCGCACCGTCGAGTACAACACCGGCCTGCGGATCGACCACTACGCGGAGATCGGCTTCGGCGGGTTCGCGAGCGTGGTGGACGCGCTCGGCGGCGTCGAGATGTGCTTCGACGAGCCGGTCCAGGACCGGAACTCGGGCGCCGACTTCGAGGCCGGCTGCCAGCGGCTGAACGGCGCCGAGTCGCTCGCCTTCAACCGCCAGCGCTACCAGGAGGCCGAGGGCGACCTCGGGCGCACGCAGAACCAGCAGGAGTTCCTGGGCACCCTCGCCGACCAGGCGGCGTCCCCCTCGACGCTGCTGAACCCGTTCCGGCTGGTCCCGACGATGAACGCGAGCCTGGACGCGCTGATCGTGGACGAGGACATGAGCCTGTGGGACCTGCGCGCGATGTTCTGGGCCATGCGCGGCGCGGAGCGCATGAACATGCCGGTGGCCGACCCGGGTTACCAGACCCCGGCCGGCTCGGCCGTGCTGTGGGACGAGGCCCAGTACGAGCAGCTGATGACGCAGCTGAGGAACGACGAAGAGGTGACGGTCGGCCGCTGACGGCCCCCAACCGCGCGCCCGTCACCGTTCAGGTGACGGGCGCGTGGACGTTCGGGCTCAGACGGCAGGACCGCGGGGCCCTCAACCACCGAGCCCGAGCCCGTCGACGACGCCTCGCCCCTCGGCCTTCAAGGGGAAGCCCATCGTACGGCCGCTCACCGGCTTCTCCGACTGAGCGGATCACCGACATCGAAATGGCCTTCCATCCACAAGTCACCCAGTGCGGCCCCGGACTGGAGCATCGCGCGGACCCGCTCGCTGTCGGACACGCGGAAGGCGCGCGTGTAGCCGTCGCGCTCGCGATGCAGGATACGTAGCTCGTCGGCCCGAATGCCGTTCACGAAAAAGGGGGCGTGGGTCGAAACAATCACCTGACTACGCTCGGTCGCCGCCCGGCACTTCTCCGCCAGCTCGGGCAGGAGTGCCGGGTACAGGTGCTTTTCCGGCTCCCCGATGCCGACCAGGGAGGGCAGCTCGGCAGCGTGGAGGACGACCAGGTAGGAAAGCATGGTGAGCGTGCCGTCCGATGCCCAGCGGGACTGGACCGGATCGTCGAACGGAGCATCCTTGAGCTGGAGGAGCAAGCGGCCGTCGTCCAGCGGCCTCGTTGCCACCCTCTCCAGTTGCGGTACCCGCAGGGCGAGGGTTCCCAGAAGCTGATCGAGCCGCGCCCCGCCCTGTTCCACCAGGAATTGCATGACATTGGGGAGATTGTCACCAGACTTCGACAGCCTCTCCTGAGGGCCGGCCTCCGGAATGCCCCGGCTGTCGCGGAAGGTGCCGCTGGGGAGATATCAGTCGGTGATGTACCGGCGGAGCGCACGGACGCGCGGGTGCGCGGCCAGTTGACCGAGCGTGCTCACCGCCAGAAGATCCGGCGAGTCCAGCTCTTCACCGCCCTTTGTGCCGCTTTCCTCGGGAATGTCACCGGCGATCACCGTCCCCTTGCCGCGCTTGAAGTCGAGGAACGTACACGGTCGCCCATGCACCCGCTCCCGGCACCAGCGCAGCGATTCGGAGACGACCTCGGGCCCGCGCCGTCCGTCGTCGATCGCCAGCTGGTAAGTGATGGGGGTGAGACCGGGCTCCCGGTACGTGATCTCGAACTCCACGGCCCCCTCAGCGCCACGGGAACGGAGCTCTCTCCCTCGCCCACGCCTGTCCCATGCGCGTCGCAGCCCGTCGTCGAAGCACTCGGACAGGAAAGCGAAGACGTCGAGAAGTGTGGACTTCCCGCTGCCGTTGGGGCCGATGACCACGGTCAACGGCGTGATGTCGGACAGCCGCAGATCCCGCAGCGCGCGGTAGTTCTTGACACGCAGGCTTTCGATGCGAGCCAGGCCGCCATCTCCCTGTCGGTACCCGCTTATTGAACGTGATCGGGCGCGTGGCCGCGTGGACGTCCGGGCTCAGGTGGTGGGGCCGCCGTGCTTGATCGCGGTCACGAAACCGGACCACGCCACCGGGCCGAACGCCAGCACCGCGCCCTCCGCGCACTTGGAGTCCCGCACCGGCACCATAGGCAGGCCGTCCGCCACCTCCACACACTCGGCACCTTGCCCGTTGCTGTAGGAGCTCTTCCGCCAAGCGGCGACCGCACGCATGTCACGCATCTGCTGCATCTTCGTATTCTCTCAGGTACTCACGGATAAGGTCGAGCGATTCGCGCTCCGGCAGCGCCTTCGAACGCGCCACGTCGAACAACTGGGTCAGCTCAAAGATCTGCCGAGGCGACTCCGCCGCCTGCCCGGCGGCGAACCCCTCGGTGTAGGCCAGCGAGGAGCCGTTCCGCAGGGTCAGCAGGCTCATGCTGCCGCCCATCATGGGGTGTACCCCCTGGCTGAAGGGCAGCACCTGCACCATCATGTGCTGCGGTCGGCAAGCTTCGAGAAGCGAGGAGATCTGATCACGCATGCACCGGGCGTCCCCTATCGGCCGCTTGAGACCCGCCTCGTCCATGATCGCCCAGAAGAAGGGCGGTTCCGCGCGTTCGAAGATGCGCTTGCGGCGCATGCGGGTGGCGACGCGCTCCTCGACCTGCTCGTCCGACTCCCACGGCATGGAGGCACGGAACAACTCACGCGCGTACTCCTCCGTCTGAAGCAGCCCCGGCACCAGGCTTGATGTGAAGACCTGGATGCGCTCGGACTTCGGTTCGTTGCGGAGGACGCCCTGCCCGTAGTCCGGAATGGACAGGTCCTGCGCCATCTCCAGCAGATCGGCAAATAGGTCCGATGTCTCGAAGAAACGGTCGAGCGCCGCAGCGAGGGCGGCCGATGGCGCCTGCTCGCCCCGTTCGACCCGACCGAGATAGCCGTACTGGTAGGTCAGTTCACCGGCCAGATCGCGCAAAGACAGCTTGCGCGCCATGCGGAGACGTCGCATGTGACGGGCCAGCAAGTCCGCCGGATGCGGGCCCTCGTGATTGAACTCCACCTGCCTCACCCCTTCGTGACCGGGCCAGAACATCGCAGGCGGCAGACGCGCACGTCAACCGCGCCGAGCGCTGCGGAAACGCCCCACAACGGCGGCGACATGCGGCCCGCTCCACGTGTACACGCCCCCCTTGGACACGGCACGGCACTCGAAAGAGGGATGACACGAATTCCCCACCCACGGCGGCGACTCGGCACAGGCCACGGCACCGCAGCCGCGCTGGACGGCCGCCTGCCCCTGGTCGGCGTCTCCTCTGTCCTCGACCGTCGCCGGGAACGGGGTCTGCCCGTCGAGTGACCCGGGCGGTGTTTCCGCAGCCCCCGCTGCGCGCCGTGCCGAACGGCGCGGCCCGGAGGGGGCGTTACCCGCTCCGGGCTGCGGCGTTCGGCACGGGCTTCTGGCGGCGCGGCCCCGGGGTCAGCGGACGCAGAGGCAGAACGGGTGGCCCGCCGGGTCGGCGTAGACGCGCCAGTCGCGCGTGCCGCCGCTGTCGCCCTCAAGGAGGGTCGCGCCCAGCCGCAGCACCTCGGCCTCCGCCGCTTCGAGCTGGTCCCTCGGCACGTCCAGGTCGAGGTGGAACTGCTGCGGCATCTCGGTGCTGGGCCAGCGCGGCGGCTGGTGGTCAGGGGACGCCTGGAACGCGAGCTGCCGCCCGTGCGGGCCGATCAGCTCCACCCAGCGCCCCTCCTCCTCGTCGTCGATCCGCCAGCCGAGCACCGCCGCGTAGAACTCCGCGAGTTCGCGCGGATTGCGGCAGTCGAGAACGGTTACTCCCATCGTGGCGACAGCCATGGCACCTCGTCTTCCTCGTGAACCATCAGGGCAGCGTTACCTGTATAGCGCTTCAACCAGTAACGGTTACCTCATCATGGCGGTTCGCCGGTAACGTTGCAAGGGACATGGGAGAGCGAACGACGCCGAGCGGCCTCGTCCTCGTCGAGACGCTGATCAACACGGTCGACCTGGAGGCGGGGCGCGACGCGCTGACCGCGCCGGACGGGCTCGACGCGTTCGCGCGCGACGCCTCGGTCGCGCTGGCGCCGGACGACGTGCCGACCGTGACGCGCCTGCGCGAGGCGCTGCGCGCCGCGTGCGCCGCGCACACCGGGCGCGCGATGCCGGCGAGTACGGCCGCCGACCTGGCGGACCTGTTCGCGGACGCCCCGCTGGTCCTGCGCGTCGATGCCGCCACCGGGGCCGCCCGGCTGCACCCGGCCGCCGGTCTGAGCGGCGCGCGGGCCCTGACGGCCCGCGTCGCGGCGGCCGTCGCCGCTGCGGAGGCCGACGGAACGTGGCAGCGCCTCAAGGCGTGCGAGGCGGAAAGCTGCCGCTGGGCGTACTACGACCACAGCCCGGCGGGCCGCCGCCGCTGGTGTTCGATGCAACTGTGCGGCGCGCGTTCCAAGATGCGCGCCTATCGCGCGAAACGACGCACACCCTGACCGGTTCCCCGGCACCGCACACGACCGAAGCGCGCGCACGGCCGGGTCCCCGTTGGGCTTCGCGGTCTCCGGGCCGGACGGGGAACGCCCCGGCCTGACCCCGCCCGCTTCCGCCCGCCTCCTGTTCGGCCTTCGCCGCGCCCCGCCCGCCGGTTCGCGGCGGTACGTTCTCCCCTGCCCGCCACCCGCGCGGCCCGGGGCCCGCAGCGCGATCGCGCGCTGTTCCCGCGCTGCCGGAACGCTCGGCGGGCCCTCCGTTTCCCCGGCCCCGACCGGCGCGCGGGCCGCCCGCACGGAGCACCCGGGCCGGATCGGATCACCGACCGGAACGCGGACAGAGACGAACCGACAGAGACAAGGAGAACGCCATGACGGAGACAGACGCCCAGGCCGGACCGGCCACGGTCGAGACCTATGCGTCCCGGACGCCCGACGCGGAGGGCTGGCGCGGCGTGCCGTTCGTCCACCCGGCCATGGACGGCGGAAAGCACGACGGTGGCCCGATGCCGCCCGAGGCCCCGCGACCGCCGGAGCCGAGCCCGTCCGACGACGGCCGGTAGCCGCGCGTCCGTGCCGTTCCGCGCCGGGCGCGCGCCCCGCATGGAACGGCGCTGACCGGCATGGAACGGCGCTGACCGGCCCTGACCGGCGCGGGGCAGCACGGTACGGCGCGGTACGGCGCGCTCCCGAGCGCGTTCGTACACTTGCTCCGATGGTGCTACCCGCGGCCCTGCCGTCCCCCCTCGTGACGCTGACCGATCCGGACCTGGCCGACTCGGGCATCGAACTGCGGCTCAAGCGGGACGACCTGATCGCACCCGGCGGGATATCGGGCAACAAGTGGCGCAAGCTGGTCCCGAACCTGCGCGCCGCGCTCGACGAGGGCCACACCCGGCTGCTCACGTTCGGCGGCGCCTGGTCCCACCACATCCACGCCGTCGCAGCCGCCGCCGCTGCCTGCGGCCTGGCGAGCGTCGGCGTGATCAGGGGCGACGAGCTGGCCGACGCCCCGCGGAACTGGTCGCTCGCCGAGGCCGAGCGCAACGGGATGGAGCTGGCGTTCGTGGACCGCCGCACCTACCGCGAGACGCTCGCGCACCTGGACGACCCGGCCACCCGCCGCCGCATCGAACGCCGCTGGGGCCGCTGCTACGTACTTCCCGAGGGCGGCAGCAACGCCCTCGCCGCGCGCGGCACGGCCGGTCTCGTCGAGGAACTGCCCGGCCTCGGGCCGCGCGACCTCGTGTGCTGCCCGGTGGGAACCGGCGGCACGCTCGCCGGCATAGCCGCCGCCCTCCCGGCGGGCGCGCGGGCCTGGGGCGTCGCGGTCCTCAAGGGCGGCGCGGGCTACCTGGAGGACGAGGTGACCCGGCTGCACCGGTCCGGCTGGGCCCGGACGTTCCCCAACTGGCACATCAGCCACACGCACCACGGCGGCGGCTACGCGCGGCTGCCCGCCGCGCTCACCGCGTTCGCCAGCGCGTTCGAGGAACGCCACGGCCTGGCCGTCGAGCCGCGCTACGTCGCCAAGATGCTGCACTGCGTCTACGACACCGCCCCCGCGCTGCCGCGCGGCACCCGCGTCACCGCCGTGATCACCGGCCCGCCGCACGCTCCGGCCGCCGAAGCCGCGGAAGCCGCCGAAACCCCCGATCCCGGACCGGGCCGGGCTCGCTGAGGGCGGCCGCTGCCCGGTTCCCGCCCCTCGTCACGCCGCCTCCCGAACGGTCCGCAGCGCCTCCATGGCCTCGCGTTCCACGCGGGAGAGTTCACCGATGACCGTGCCCGCCCGCGCCAGGCACCGCGCGTCGCCCGAGGTACCGGCCTCCGCGATGAGTGCCGCGGCCTGCGTCCACAGGGTGGCCGCCTCGGCGTACAGGGCGTGGCCGGTGCGCAGTACGCCACAGTCGAGGTGCTCGGCGCACTCGGCGAGGAAGTCGCGGTAGAGGTTGCGGAACAGGGCACCGCCGGTGCCGGCGTTCTCCATCATGGCGGCGGCCCGCGGCAGGTCGCGTTCCGGTGCGTCGGTCCGCCGGAGCCACGTGGGCACCAGGGTGGCGGCCTTCGCTATGCCCCGGTGGCCCAGGTTGGAGATGGGGGGAGTGAGGAAGGCGTCGGCGCAGTCCGCGACGGCGCCGACGATCCACTCCCGCGGAGCGGGCGGGTCCCCCGGGAGGGTGAGGGTGAAGGACCGGTGGCGCGCGGTCATCGGACCGCGCGCGGCCCTGGCCCGGGCGAGGCCGTCCAGGCTGGTGGACACCGCTCCCCCCTGCTGCTGGGTGTCCACGAGGTAGGCGTCGTGGTCGTCGTAGCCGTACATGGCGACGACGTGACCGCCGAAGTGCACTTTCGTCCCGAAGTAGTCCAGGTGGTAGCTGTCGAGTTGCAGCCCGACGGGGCGGCCCGCGTCGAGCGGCGCGGCCACGTTGTCCCACGCCCTGCGGGGGGACGTAGTCTCCCGGACCTCCAGTTCGAGTCCCAGCCGAGCGGCCAGGTTCCTGGTGAGCTCGAAGGGCTTGACCCGCCCGCCCAGGAAGGGGAAGCCGATGCTCTTGCTGTCCCAGTAGATGAAGGACAGACCGGAGCCGAGTCCGAACAGCATCGGTTCCGACAGGTCGAGGCCCTGGTGCCGCAGCAGCACCCCGAGAGCGGTCGTCTCGCAGTGCTGCGCGCCGCGGGCGTCGATGTCGATCACCGTGGTCATGCGGTACCCCTCAGGTCGCGGACGATCAGCCGTGCTGGTGGGCATCCTCGCAGGTCCTCGGCCGGGCGCCGCGCGCCGACCACCGCGCGCAGGCGATCACGCCTCGGCGGGCGCCGCGCCGAGCAGGGGGAGGCAGGGGGCGAGGCCGTGGACGGCCACGGGCACGTCGAACGCGGGGGCCGCGGCCTCCCATCGTTCGCGCGACAGGCGCAGCCGCACCTCGGTGGCCGGCCGGCCGCGGATCGCGAACCGCTGGACGCCGTCCCGTTCGTAGCCCAGCTTCTCCGACACGCGCAGCGACGCGGCGTTGTGGTCGAACGCGCCCGAGACCGCCTCGACCGCGCCGAGCCCGGCGAACGCCAGGTGCAGCGCCGCCACCCGCATCTCGGTGCCGATGCCCTTGCCCTGGTACCGCGCCCCCAGCCACGAGCCCGTGCCGACCTCGCGCAGCACCGCGAAGTCGCGCGCGTACACGTCCTGCACCCCGGCCGGCTCGCCGTCGACGAACACGGCCAGTTGCAGCGACCAGTTCTCCGGGCTCCAGTCGGCCCGCCGCAGCCAGTGGTACCGCAGCACGGAACGGGCCCGCTCGGCCGGCGGCTGG
Above is a genomic segment from Streptomyces marincola containing:
- a CDS encoding VOC family protein, which encodes MAVATMGVTVLDCRNPRELAEFYAAVLGWRIDDEEEGRWVELIGPHGRQLAFQASPDHQPPRWPSTEMPQQFHLDLDVPRDQLEAAEAEVLRLGATLLEGDSGGTRDWRVYADPAGHPFCLCVR
- a CDS encoding DUF397 domain-containing protein, which translates into the protein MQQMRDMRAVAAWRKSSYSNGQGAECVEVADGLPMVPVRDSKCAEGAVLAFGPVAWSGFVTAIKHGGPTT
- a CDS encoding AAA family ATPase, yielding MSGYRQGDGGLARIESLRVKNYRALRDLRLSDITPLTVVIGPNGSGKSTLLDVFAFLSECFDDGLRRAWDRRGRGRELRSRGAEGAVEFEITYREPGLTPITYQLAIDDGRRGPEVVSESLRWCRERVHGRPCTFLDFKRGKGTVIAGDIPEESGTKGGEELDSPDLLAVSTLGQLAAHPRVRALRRYITD
- a CDS encoding GNAT family N-acetyltransferase, with product MPTTDHWPMLALRVTTPRLELRLPDTDELAVLADLAAEGLHPPEEMPFLVPWTDQPPAERARSVLRYHWLRRADWSPENWSLQLAVFVDGEPAGVQDVYARDFAVLREVGTGSWLGARYQGKGIGTEMRVAALHLAFAGLGAVEAVSGAFDHNAASLRVSEKLGYERDGVQRFAIRGRPATEVRLRLSRERWEAAAPAFDVPVAVHGLAPCLPLLGAAPAEA
- a CDS encoding BtrH N-terminal domain-containing protein, with amino-acid sequence MTTVIDIDARGAQHCETTALGVLLRHQGLDLSEPMLFGLGSGLSFIYWDSKSIGFPFLGGRVKPFELTRNLAARLGLELEVRETTSPRRAWDNVAAPLDAGRPVGLQLDSYHLDYFGTKVHFGGHVVAMYGYDDHDAYLVDTQQQGGAVSTSLDGLARARAARGPMTARHRSFTLTLPGDPPAPREWIVGAVADCADAFLTPPISNLGHRGIAKAATLVPTWLRRTDAPERDLPRAAAMMENAGTGGALFRNLYRDFLAECAEHLDCGVLRTGHALYAEAATLWTQAAALIAEAGTSGDARCLARAGTVIGELSRVEREAMEALRTVREAA
- a CDS encoding CGNR zinc finger domain-containing protein; amino-acid sequence: MGERTTPSGLVLVETLINTVDLEAGRDALTAPDGLDAFARDASVALAPDDVPTVTRLREALRAACAAHTGRAMPASTAADLADLFADAPLVLRVDAATGAARLHPAAGLSGARALTARVAAAVAAAEADGTWQRLKACEAESCRWAYYDHSPAGRRRWCSMQLCGARSKMRAYRAKRRTP
- a CDS encoding helix-turn-helix domain-containing protein, producing the protein MEFNHEGPHPADLLARHMRRLRMARKLSLRDLAGELTYQYGYLGRVERGEQAPSAALAAALDRFFETSDLFADLLEMAQDLSIPDYGQGVLRNEPKSERIQVFTSSLVPGLLQTEEYARELFRASMPWESDEQVEERVATRMRRKRIFERAEPPFFWAIMDEAGLKRPIGDARCMRDQISSLLEACRPQHMMVQVLPFSQGVHPMMGGSMSLLTLRNGSSLAYTEGFAAGQAAESPRQIFELTQLFDVARSKALPERESLDLIREYLREYEDAADA
- a CDS encoding 1-aminocyclopropane-1-carboxylate deaminase/D-cysteine desulfhydrase, with the protein product MVLPAALPSPLVTLTDPDLADSGIELRLKRDDLIAPGGISGNKWRKLVPNLRAALDEGHTRLLTFGGAWSHHIHAVAAAAAACGLASVGVIRGDELADAPRNWSLAEAERNGMELAFVDRRTYRETLAHLDDPATRRRIERRWGRCYVLPEGGSNALAARGTAGLVEELPGLGPRDLVCCPVGTGGTLAGIAAALPAGARAWGVAVLKGGAGYLEDEVTRLHRSGWARTFPNWHISHTHHGGGYARLPAALTAFASAFEERHGLAVEPRYVAKMLHCVYDTAPALPRGTRVTAVITGPPHAPAAEAAEAAETPDPGPGRAR